A stretch of the Capsicum annuum cultivar UCD-10X-F1 chromosome 8, UCD10Xv1.1, whole genome shotgun sequence genome encodes the following:
- the LOC107840234 gene encoding cyclase-like protein 2 isoform X2: MKIPIFLLVLIPLSQVILAFADSAYPSPYGIETTTSCSPSASSDDLIPIRREVYGNGRIFDITHRMTPDMPSWELEDGLGQFLWLPKSMKNGSLANNSEMKLPTHTGTHIDAPGHVYDHYFDAGFDVDTLDLQVLNGPALLVDVPRDKNLTADVMQSLHIPKGVKRVLFRTLNTDRRLMWKKAFDTSYVGFMKDGAQWLVDNTDIKLVGIDYLSVAAFDDLLPSHHVFLKSREIILVEGLKLDDVEAGLYTVHCLPLRLLGAEGSPIRCILIK; this comes from the exons ATGAAAATACCTATATTTCTACTTGTACTAATCCCTCTTTCACAAGTAATTCTTGCATTCGCCGATTCCGCTTATCCGTCACCGTACGGTATTGAAACGACAACTTCCTGTTCACCTAGTGCTTCTTCCGATGACCTAATCCCTATCCGTCGTGAAGTTTACGGTAACGGAAGAATTTTCGATATTACGCATCGAATGACACCTGATATGCCGTCCTGGGAATTAGAAGACGGGTTAGGGCAGTTCCTGTGGTTACCAAAAAGTATGAAGAATGGCTCTCTTGCTAATAACTCTGAGATGAAGCTTCCGACTCATACTGGCACGCATATTGATGCTCCTGGACATGTTTACGATCACTATTTCGATGCTGGATTTGATGTTGACACTCTCGACCTCCAAGTTCTCAATG GTCCTGCATTGCTAGTTGATGTTCCGAGAGACAAGAACTTAACTG CGGATGTTATGCAATCCTTACATATTCCTAAGGGAGTCAAACGAGTACTTTTCAGGACACTAAACACTGACAG GCGTCTTATGTGGAAAAAGGCATTCGACACAAGCTATGTCGGATTCATGAAGGATGGAGCACAATGGCTAGTGGACAACACTGACATCAAACTTGTGG gAATTGATTACTTATCAGTTGCTGCTTTTGATGATTTGCTTCCTTCCCATCACGTTTTCCTGAAAAGCAGG GAAATTATTCTTGTAGAAGGGCTGAAGCTGGATGATGTAGAAGCTGGTTTATACACTGTACACTGTCTGCCCTTAAGGTTGCTTGGTGCGGAGGGATCGCCTATTAGATGTATACTGATCAAGTAA
- the LOC107840234 gene encoding cyclase-like protein 2 isoform X1 produces MRAVFKLLVLAELLAVSTISLAFSSLNDAYPTEYGDEPGACVGSTDELRPLRREVYEDGQIFDITHQFNPHTPVGDSDEGIGQFLTLLSSMKNGSDYNFSELRLGVHAGTHVDAPGHMYQEYYEAGFDVDSLDLSVLNGPALLVDVPRDKNLTADVMQSLHIPKGVKRVLFRTLNTDRRLMWKKAFDTSYVGFMKDGAQWLVDNTDIKLVGIDYLSVAAFDDLLPSHHVFLKSREIILVEGLKLDDVEAGLYTVHCLPLRLLGAEGSPIRCILIK; encoded by the exons ATGAGGGCTGTGTTTAAGTTGCTAGTATTAGCTGAGTTGCTGGCTGTAAGTACAATATCACTTGCTTTTTCATCACTTAATGATGCATATCCAACTGAATATGGTGATGAACCTGGTGCTTGTGTTGGATCTACTGATGAGTTGAGACCATTGAGAAGAGAGGTGTATGAAGATGGACAAATATTTGATATCACACACCAGTTCAATCCTCATACTCCTGTGGGGGATTCTGATGAAGGAATTGGACAGTTTCTCACTCTTTTGTCGAGCATGAAGAATGGCTCTGATTACAACTTTTCGGAATTGAGATTAGGTGTTCATGCTGGCACTCATGTTGATGCACCAGGACATATGTATCAGGAGTACTATGAGGCAGGGTTTGATGTTGATTCCCTTGACCTTAGTGTTCTCAATG GTCCTGCATTGCTAGTTGATGTTCCGAGAGACAAGAACTTAACTG CGGATGTTATGCAATCCTTACATATTCCTAAGGGAGTCAAACGAGTACTTTTCAGGACACTAAACACTGACAG GCGTCTTATGTGGAAAAAGGCATTCGACACAAGCTATGTCGGATTCATGAAGGATGGAGCACAATGGCTAGTGGACAACACTGACATCAAACTTGTGG gAATTGATTACTTATCAGTTGCTGCTTTTGATGATTTGCTTCCTTCCCATCACGTTTTCCTGAAAAGCAGG GAAATTATTCTTGTAGAAGGGCTGAAGCTGGATGATGTAGAAGCTGGTTTATACACTGTACACTGTCTGCCCTTAAGGTTGCTTGGTGCGGAGGGATCGCCTATTAGATGTATACTGATCAAGTAA
- the LOC107840235 gene encoding uncharacterized protein LOC107840235 produces MARSYVVAVTGIFLVMIVALVEATPPGIAFHPSHSHCSDDEIKQCKNLPHVCPKFCPNGCITECRSCKPICIDSSSPRPPSTPHPSKSPKKVKCKSKDEKHRKCYNQEHTCPSSCPGTCQVDCVSCKPVCSCDKPGAVCQDPRFIGADGITFYFHGKKDKDFCLVSDSNLHINAHFIGKRNENMKRDFTWVQAIGILYGTHQISVGAQKTATWDDAIDRLSIEFDGETIALPDNEGSRWQSESGPTASITRTSDTNEVVIEVENIFKITAKVVPITEEESKVHNYGITQDDCFAHLELGFKFMSLSDVVSGVLGQTYRRNYVSRVKMGALMPVMGGDKEFSASELFKADCIVTKFQAVDEINDISLNDFELPNLKCSSGMHGRGVVCKR; encoded by the exons ATGGCTCGATCGTATGTTGTGGCAGTAACTGGGATTTTCTTGGTAATGATAGTGGCACTAGTAGAGGCCACTCCTCCTGGAATAGCTTTTCATCCAAGCCATTCTCATTGCTCTGATGATGAGATCAAGCAATGCAAAAATCTTCCACACGTTTGTCCCAAATTCTGTCCTAATGGCTGCATTACCGAGTGTCGTTCTTGCAAGCCTATTTGCATTGATAGCTCATCACCCCGACCTCCCTCTACCCCTCATCCATCAAAATCTCCAAAGAAGGTCAAGTGCAAGAGCAAGGATGAGAAACATCGCAAATGTTATAATCAAGAACATACATGTCCTAGCTCTTGCCCTGGTACTTGTCAAGTCGATTGTGTCTCTTGCAAACCTGTTTGCA GTTGTGACAAGCCCGGAGCAGTTTGCCAGGATCCACGTTTCATTGGTGCAGATGGCATTACTTTCTACTTCCACGGCAAGAAGGACAAAGATTTTTGCTTGGTCTCAGACTCTAACCTCCACATCAATGCCCACTTCATAGGAAAACGAAACGAAAACATGAAGAGAGACTTCACTTGGGTTCAAGCCATTGGTATCCTATATGGTACTCACCAGATATCCGTAGGAGCACAAAAGACAGCAACATGGGATGATGCCATCGACCGCCTTTCCATCGAATTTGATGGTGAAACTATCGCTCTCCCTGACAATGAAGGCTCAAG GTGGCAGTCTGAAAGTGGACCAACAGCCTCCATTACTCGAACAAGTGACACTAACGAAGTTGTTATCGAAGTTGAAAACATTTTCAAGATTACAGCAAAGGTGGTGCCTATTACAGAGGAAGAATCTAAAGTTCATAACTATGGCATAACACAAGACGATTGTTTCGCTCATCTTGAGCTTGGATTCAAGTTTATGTCACTGAGTGATGTTGTAAGTGGTGTTTTGGGCCAAACATATAGAAGGAACTATGTGAGCAGAGTGAAAATGGGTGCTTTGATGCCAGTAATGGGAGGTGACAAAGAGTTTTCAGCTTCGGAACTCTTTAAAGCTGATTGCATTGTGACTAAGTTTCAAGCAGTAGATGAGATCAATGACATCTCGTTGAATGATTTCGAGCTGCCCAACTTGAAATGTAGCAGTGGGATGCATGGACGTGGAGTCGTCTGCAAGCGCTAG
- the LOC107840236 gene encoding uncharacterized protein LOC107840236 — protein sequence MARSFANIVVVLLVMVVAIVEATPPGIANHPSHSHCSDDEIKQCKNLPHVCPKFCPNGCITECRSCKPICIDGPSPPPPFYPPHESPLSPPPPFYPPHESPLSPPPPFHPPHESPLSPPPPFHPPHEATYPKKVKCKSKNKKYSKCYDQEHTCPTTCPGTCQVDCVSCKPVCSCDMPGAVCQDPRFIGADGITFYFHGKKDKDFCLVSDSNLHINAHFIGKRNENMKRDFTWVQAIGILYGTDHSISIGAQKTATWDDAIDRLSLNFDGESIVIPNNKGESWMSESGPTTYITRTSNNNEVVIEVENIFKITAKVVPITKKESKVHNYGITQDDCFAHLELGFKFFSLSDEVNGVLGQTYRRNYVSRVKMGASMPVMGGDKEFSASGLFKADCSVAKFKAVNEINEGSLNNLELPSLRCNSGISGRGVVCKR from the exons ATGGCTAGATCATTTGCAAACATTGTTGTGGTTTTATTGGTAATGGTTGTAGCAATAGTAGAGGCTACTCCCCCAGGAATAGCTAACCATCCAAGCCATTCTCATTGCTCTGATGATGAGATCAAACAATGCAAAAATCTTCCACATGTTTGTCCCAAATTCTGTCCTAACGGCTGTATTACTGAGTGTCGTTCTTGCAAGCCTATTTGCATTGATGGTCCATCACCCCCACCTCCCTTTTATCCTCCTCATGAATCTCCATTATCACCCCCACCTCCCTTTTACCCTCCTCATGAATCTCCATTATCACCCCCACCTCCCTTTCACCCTCCTCATGAATCTCCATTATCACCCCCACCTCCCTTTCACCCTCCTCATGAAGCAACATACCCAAAGAAGGTTAAGTGCAAGAGCAAGAACAAGAAATATTCCAAATGTTACGATCAAGAACATACATGCCCTACCACTTGCCCGGGTACTTGTCAAGTTGATTGTGTCTCTTGCAAACCTGTTTGCA GTTGTGACATGCCCGGTGCAGTTTGCCAAGATCCACGTTTCATTGGCGCAGATGGAATTACTTTCTACTTCCACGGCAAGAAGGACAAAGATTTTTGCTTGGTCTCAGACTCTAACCTCCACATCAATGCCCACTTCATAGGAAAACGAAATGAGAACATGAAAAGAGACTTCACTTGGGTTCAAGCCATTGGTATCCTATATGGTACTGATCACAGCATTTCAATTGGAGCACAAAAGACTGCTACATGGGATGATGCCATCGATCGTCTTTCCCTCAACTTTGATGGTGAATCTATTGTTATCCCTAACAACAAAGGCGAAAG CTGGATGTCTGAATCCGGACCAACAACATACATCACTCGAACCAGCAACAACAACGAGGTTGTTATCGAAGTTGAAAACATTTTCAAGATTACAGCAAAGGTGGTGCCTATTACAAAGAAAGAATCTAAAGTTCATAACTATGGCATAACACAAGACGATTGTTTTGCTCATCTTGAACTTGGATTCAAGTTTTTCTCTCTGAGTGATGAAGTGAATGGTGTTTTGGGCCAAACTTATAGAAGGAACTACGTGAGCAGAGTGAAAATGGGTGCTTCGATGCCAGTAATGGGAGGTGACAAAGAATTTTCAGCTTCAGGACTCTTTAAAGCTGATTGCTCAGTGGCCAAGTTTAAAGCAGTAAATGAAATCAATGAGGGTTCGTTGAATAATTTGGAGCTGCCTAGCTTGAGGTGCAACAGTGGAATTTCTGGACGTGGAGTTGTCTGCAAGCGCTAG